A window from Salvia miltiorrhiza cultivar Shanhuang (shh) chromosome 2, IMPLAD_Smil_shh, whole genome shotgun sequence encodes these proteins:
- the LOC131011514 gene encoding uncharacterized protein LOC131011514 isoform X2, giving the protein MEARGYLPPFSVPGDIVQSLPPTEKIHQIIARTAIFVSKHGGQSEIILRVKQGDNPTFGFLMPDHHLHTYFRYLVEHPELLHPEIDEKSQDERKMVGTEHKDSGNIGGALSLLGSVYGSGEDEDGDDAVNASPSQDAKNKESVETAAKDESISGKSILSKKDKVPAVKKNTSIIGSKHKSVKGIKKEDSSGLFSAKDEKLRNHGIGATSKPILEPPPELKRMVDKLVEFVMRNGRQFEATLLEQDSKLERFPFLLSSNQYHPYYLKALEAAQESKVNGKSLYPGQEDLGGRGISRKASMLKENENSHSTSDLCDVPFESDRKEKFKMVIGKSKKDAQETEIESQECGFTVDAAAAAAILQAATKGIKSSGLRYITNTASNSHTNAIRNEEGQPANSGSFQPLLPFSTGEKSDQSGSCNLSAMLPKTIAGTASHEVAGGDDSSNANLTEEQKLKAERLKRAKMFVAMLKSGAFPSRTEASRGSSAEPVVEPGVLKPAAEVRCASQERVGIFTAAVVNKSALEGNFGERQSERQSKRKYRSKSIGSEDDEDDSGREGDLIRKRRSRSRRPEDDENENARKKEYSQENEGESSEENKDHKHNKSLRSSHRSQGDDNEYEGICIEEREAKDSEDHSERKYRSRSRSQKEDGEVGNAVRKDQKHCGRKRRSHSSSEESENGEESDEDAEHKHYKSKHRSRRSQRDDNEREGAYKEERDNKRNYGSRSRRHEGYSKTENAVEKEDRNYSRKHSFHFSSEENGGECSGGEMEDQRSKSSHSKHKNVGREDVYKEEKDRKRSRKSRRSSESPSRHSSERRKKHRSGHTSHHSRDKHRHRHGKDRESHHRQKYDSSSDNERQRRADVRDELEEGEISSKDESKGIVSGDGKRQMSVHGKSGTSVDVASSEQRAPSLHSETTEVPADLRAKIRAMLMATRS; this is encoded by the exons ATGGAAGCCAGAGGGTATCTCCCTCCATTCTCTGTTCCTGGGGACATTGTCCAAAGCTTG CCTCCAACAGAAAAAATACATCAGATAATTGCAAGAACCGCCATTTTTGTGAGCAAACATGGTGGGCAATCAGAGATCATTCTGCGGGTGAAACAAGGGGACAACCCAACATTTGGATTCTTGATGCCTGATCATCATCTTCATACATACTTCAGATATCTTGTTGAGCACCCAGAACTTTTGCATCCTGAAATTGACGAAAAATCTCAAGATGAGAGGAAAATGGTTGGTACTGAGCACAAAGATTCTGGTAATATTGGAGGAGCTTTGTCTTTGCTCGGGTCTGTGTATGGGTCTGGTGAGGATGAGGATGGTGATGATGCTGTTAATGCTTCTCCCTCTCAAGACGCAAAAAACAAAGAATCTGTGGAAACTGCTGCTAAGGATGAGTCAATATCTGGGAAATCAATCCTATCTAAAAAGGATAAGGTTCCTGCAGTCAAGAAGAACACTTCAATCATAGGTTCCAAACATAAAAGTGTAAAAGGGATTAAGAAGGAAGATAGTTCTGGCTTGTTTTCTGCTAAAGACGAGAAATTAAGGAATCATGGTATTGGAGCCACTTCAAAACCAATTCTAGAGCCTCCTCCTGAATTAAAAAGAATGGTTGATAAGCTTGTGGAATTTGTTATGAGAAATGGGAGGCAGTTTGAGGCAACACTACTTGAGCAAGATAGTAAGCTTGAGCGATTTCCTTTCCTTCTTTCATCCAATCAGTATCATCCCTACTACTTAAAAGCCCTCGAGGCAGCTCAGGAG TCAAAAGTAAATGGCAAGAGCCTCTATCCAGGACAGGAAGATCTAGGCGGACGTGGGATTAGCAGAAAAGCTTCTATGCTCAAAGAAAACGAAAATTCACACTCCACTTCTGATCTCTGTGATGTGCCATTTGAATCTGATAGGAAAGAGAAGTTCAAGATGGTAATTGGCAAATCAAAGAAAGATGCACAAGAGACAGAGATAGAATCCCAAGAATGTGGATTCACTGTAGATGCAGCTGCAGCAGCTGCTATCCTTCAGGCTGCCACAAAAGGAATTAAGAGCTCTGGTTTGCGATACATCACTAACACTGCCTCAAATTCGCATACTAATGCTATTAGAAATGAGGAGGGGCAGCCTGCAAATTCAGGCAGTTTTCAGCCCTTGCTACCATTTAGTACGGGTGAAAAGTCTGATCAAAGTGGAAGTTGCAATCTCTCTGCAATGTTGCCAAAGACAATTGCTGGAACAGCTTCTCATGAAGTTGCAGGAGGGGATGATTCTTCTAATGCAAACCTGACAGAAGAGCAGAAGCTGAAAGCCGAGAGGCTCAAAAGGGCTAAAATGTTTGTGGCTATGTTGAAAAGTGGAGCATTCCCCTCTAGAACAGAAGCATCAAGGGGATCATCAGCAGAACCTGTAGTAGAACCTGGAGTGTTGAAACCTGCTGCTGAGGTTCGTTGTGCTAGCCAAGAAAGAGTGGGCATCTTCACTGCTGCAGTTGTTAACAAGTCTGCTCTCGAGGGTAACTTCGGTGAGAGGCAAAGTGAGCGACAATCAAAAAGAAAGTATCGCTCGAAATCTATTGGAAGCGAGGATGACGAAGACGATAGTGGCAGAGAGGGTGACCTGATCAGGAAGCGTAGATCCAGATCCAGGAGGCCCGAGGATGATGAAAACGAAAATGCAAGGAAGAAGGAGTACAGCCAGGAAAATGAAGGAGAAAGTAGTGAAGAGAACAAGGACCATAAGCACAATAAATCATTGCGCTCATCACATCGTTCACAAGGAGATGACAATGAGTATGAAGGCATATGTATAGAGGAAAGAGAAGCCAAGGACAGTGAGGATCACTCAGAAAGAAAATATAGATCAAGATCAAGAAGCCAAAAGGAGGATGGAGAAGTTGGAAATGCAGTAAGAAAGGATCAAAAGCACTGTGGGAGAAAGCGCAGGTCTCACTCTTCTTCAGAGGAAAGCGAGAATGGAGAAGAAAGTGATGAAGATGCGGAGCACAAGCACTATAAATCAAAACACCGCTCTCGCCGTTCGCAGCGTGATGATAATGAGCGTGAAGGCGCATATAAAGAGGAAAGAGATAACAAAAGGAATTACGGATCAAGGTCCAGAAGGCacgagggctacagtaaaactGAAAATGCAGTAGAGAAGGAGGATAGGAACTATAGCAGAAAGCACTCGTTTCATTTCTCTTCCGAGGAAAATGGAGGCGAATGTAGTGGAGGTGAAATGGAGGATCAGCGCTCTAAGTCTTCTCATTCAAAGCACAAGAATGTTGGTCGTGAAGACGTATATAAAGAGGAAAAGGATCGTAAACGATCAAGAAAGAGTCGCCGTTCAAGTGAAAGCCCCAGCAGACATTCTTCTGAGCGGCGCAAGAAGCACCGTTCTGGCCACACTTCACATCATAGCAGGGACAAGCACAGACACAGGCACGGCAAAGACAGAGAATCTCATCACCGCCAAAAGTATGATAGCTCTTCGGACAATGAACGTCAGCGTCGTGCTGATGTGAGAGACGAACTGGAGGAGGGAGAGATCAGCTCGAAGGATGAGTCCAAGGGAATTGTCAGTGGTGATGGAAAAAGACAAATGTCCGTCCACGGCAAAAGCGGTACGTCGGTTGATGTAGCGAGTTCCGAGCAGAGGGCTCCATCTCTACACTCTGAAACTACGGAGGTACCCGCTGATCTAAGGGCCAAAATTCGTGCAATGTTGATGGCGACAAGGTCATAG
- the LOC131011514 gene encoding uncharacterized protein LOC131011514 isoform X1, producing the protein MDMEIVGRHALLFDDDSMAAFVNSGDALVEWHSLQIDRYDVRHLLSAPPPSRRRNRSYEPRTSDDPSIEFLIDQERYLDLPLESNQPELEQEEKPSNSGGYHAIAFSYGNTGDFADQKNTDIEMEARGYLPPFSVPGDIVQSLPPTEKIHQIIARTAIFVSKHGGQSEIILRVKQGDNPTFGFLMPDHHLHTYFRYLVEHPELLHPEIDEKSQDERKMVGTEHKDSGNIGGALSLLGSVYGSGEDEDGDDAVNASPSQDAKNKESVETAAKDESISGKSILSKKDKVPAVKKNTSIIGSKHKSVKGIKKEDSSGLFSAKDEKLRNHGIGATSKPILEPPPELKRMVDKLVEFVMRNGRQFEATLLEQDSKLERFPFLLSSNQYHPYYLKALEAAQESKVNGKSLYPGQEDLGGRGISRKASMLKENENSHSTSDLCDVPFESDRKEKFKMVIGKSKKDAQETEIESQECGFTVDAAAAAAILQAATKGIKSSGLRYITNTASNSHTNAIRNEEGQPANSGSFQPLLPFSTGEKSDQSGSCNLSAMLPKTIAGTASHEVAGGDDSSNANLTEEQKLKAERLKRAKMFVAMLKSGAFPSRTEASRGSSAEPVVEPGVLKPAAEVRCASQERVGIFTAAVVNKSALEGNFGERQSERQSKRKYRSKSIGSEDDEDDSGREGDLIRKRRSRSRRPEDDENENARKKEYSQENEGESSEENKDHKHNKSLRSSHRSQGDDNEYEGICIEEREAKDSEDHSERKYRSRSRSQKEDGEVGNAVRKDQKHCGRKRRSHSSSEESENGEESDEDAEHKHYKSKHRSRRSQRDDNEREGAYKEERDNKRNYGSRSRRHEGYSKTENAVEKEDRNYSRKHSFHFSSEENGGECSGGEMEDQRSKSSHSKHKNVGREDVYKEEKDRKRSRKSRRSSESPSRHSSERRKKHRSGHTSHHSRDKHRHRHGKDRESHHRQKYDSSSDNERQRRADVRDELEEGEISSKDESKGIVSGDGKRQMSVHGKSGTSVDVASSEQRAPSLHSETTEVPADLRAKIRAMLMATRS; encoded by the exons ATGGATATGGAGATAGTTGGTCGCCACGCCTTGCTCTTCGACGATGATTCCATGGCGGCGTTCGTCAACTCCGGCGACGCCCTCGTCGAGTGGCACTCCCTCCAAATTGACCGCTACGATGTCCGCCACCTCCTCTCTGCTCCTCCTCCGTCGCGCCGCCGCAATCGCAGCTACGAACCTAGAACCTCCGATGACCCTTCCATAGAATTCCTAATCGATCAGGAACGATATCTTGATCTTCCATTGGAGTCCAATCAACCAG AGTTAGAACAAGAAGAAAAACCATCCAACAGTGGCGGCTATCATGCTATTGCATTCTCTTATGGAAATACTGGTGATTTTGCTGATCAAAAGAATACAGATATTGAGATGGAAGCCAGAGGGTATCTCCCTCCATTCTCTGTTCCTGGGGACATTGTCCAAAGCTTG CCTCCAACAGAAAAAATACATCAGATAATTGCAAGAACCGCCATTTTTGTGAGCAAACATGGTGGGCAATCAGAGATCATTCTGCGGGTGAAACAAGGGGACAACCCAACATTTGGATTCTTGATGCCTGATCATCATCTTCATACATACTTCAGATATCTTGTTGAGCACCCAGAACTTTTGCATCCTGAAATTGACGAAAAATCTCAAGATGAGAGGAAAATGGTTGGTACTGAGCACAAAGATTCTGGTAATATTGGAGGAGCTTTGTCTTTGCTCGGGTCTGTGTATGGGTCTGGTGAGGATGAGGATGGTGATGATGCTGTTAATGCTTCTCCCTCTCAAGACGCAAAAAACAAAGAATCTGTGGAAACTGCTGCTAAGGATGAGTCAATATCTGGGAAATCAATCCTATCTAAAAAGGATAAGGTTCCTGCAGTCAAGAAGAACACTTCAATCATAGGTTCCAAACATAAAAGTGTAAAAGGGATTAAGAAGGAAGATAGTTCTGGCTTGTTTTCTGCTAAAGACGAGAAATTAAGGAATCATGGTATTGGAGCCACTTCAAAACCAATTCTAGAGCCTCCTCCTGAATTAAAAAGAATGGTTGATAAGCTTGTGGAATTTGTTATGAGAAATGGGAGGCAGTTTGAGGCAACACTACTTGAGCAAGATAGTAAGCTTGAGCGATTTCCTTTCCTTCTTTCATCCAATCAGTATCATCCCTACTACTTAAAAGCCCTCGAGGCAGCTCAGGAG TCAAAAGTAAATGGCAAGAGCCTCTATCCAGGACAGGAAGATCTAGGCGGACGTGGGATTAGCAGAAAAGCTTCTATGCTCAAAGAAAACGAAAATTCACACTCCACTTCTGATCTCTGTGATGTGCCATTTGAATCTGATAGGAAAGAGAAGTTCAAGATGGTAATTGGCAAATCAAAGAAAGATGCACAAGAGACAGAGATAGAATCCCAAGAATGTGGATTCACTGTAGATGCAGCTGCAGCAGCTGCTATCCTTCAGGCTGCCACAAAAGGAATTAAGAGCTCTGGTTTGCGATACATCACTAACACTGCCTCAAATTCGCATACTAATGCTATTAGAAATGAGGAGGGGCAGCCTGCAAATTCAGGCAGTTTTCAGCCCTTGCTACCATTTAGTACGGGTGAAAAGTCTGATCAAAGTGGAAGTTGCAATCTCTCTGCAATGTTGCCAAAGACAATTGCTGGAACAGCTTCTCATGAAGTTGCAGGAGGGGATGATTCTTCTAATGCAAACCTGACAGAAGAGCAGAAGCTGAAAGCCGAGAGGCTCAAAAGGGCTAAAATGTTTGTGGCTATGTTGAAAAGTGGAGCATTCCCCTCTAGAACAGAAGCATCAAGGGGATCATCAGCAGAACCTGTAGTAGAACCTGGAGTGTTGAAACCTGCTGCTGAGGTTCGTTGTGCTAGCCAAGAAAGAGTGGGCATCTTCACTGCTGCAGTTGTTAACAAGTCTGCTCTCGAGGGTAACTTCGGTGAGAGGCAAAGTGAGCGACAATCAAAAAGAAAGTATCGCTCGAAATCTATTGGAAGCGAGGATGACGAAGACGATAGTGGCAGAGAGGGTGACCTGATCAGGAAGCGTAGATCCAGATCCAGGAGGCCCGAGGATGATGAAAACGAAAATGCAAGGAAGAAGGAGTACAGCCAGGAAAATGAAGGAGAAAGTAGTGAAGAGAACAAGGACCATAAGCACAATAAATCATTGCGCTCATCACATCGTTCACAAGGAGATGACAATGAGTATGAAGGCATATGTATAGAGGAAAGAGAAGCCAAGGACAGTGAGGATCACTCAGAAAGAAAATATAGATCAAGATCAAGAAGCCAAAAGGAGGATGGAGAAGTTGGAAATGCAGTAAGAAAGGATCAAAAGCACTGTGGGAGAAAGCGCAGGTCTCACTCTTCTTCAGAGGAAAGCGAGAATGGAGAAGAAAGTGATGAAGATGCGGAGCACAAGCACTATAAATCAAAACACCGCTCTCGCCGTTCGCAGCGTGATGATAATGAGCGTGAAGGCGCATATAAAGAGGAAAGAGATAACAAAAGGAATTACGGATCAAGGTCCAGAAGGCacgagggctacagtaaaactGAAAATGCAGTAGAGAAGGAGGATAGGAACTATAGCAGAAAGCACTCGTTTCATTTCTCTTCCGAGGAAAATGGAGGCGAATGTAGTGGAGGTGAAATGGAGGATCAGCGCTCTAAGTCTTCTCATTCAAAGCACAAGAATGTTGGTCGTGAAGACGTATATAAAGAGGAAAAGGATCGTAAACGATCAAGAAAGAGTCGCCGTTCAAGTGAAAGCCCCAGCAGACATTCTTCTGAGCGGCGCAAGAAGCACCGTTCTGGCCACACTTCACATCATAGCAGGGACAAGCACAGACACAGGCACGGCAAAGACAGAGAATCTCATCACCGCCAAAAGTATGATAGCTCTTCGGACAATGAACGTCAGCGTCGTGCTGATGTGAGAGACGAACTGGAGGAGGGAGAGATCAGCTCGAAGGATGAGTCCAAGGGAATTGTCAGTGGTGATGGAAAAAGACAAATGTCCGTCCACGGCAAAAGCGGTACGTCGGTTGATGTAGCGAGTTCCGAGCAGAGGGCTCCATCTCTACACTCTGAAACTACGGAGGTACCCGCTGATCTAAGGGCCAAAATTCGTGCAATGTTGATGGCGACAAGGTCATAG
- the LOC131011514 gene encoding uncharacterized protein LOC131011514 isoform X3 has protein sequence MPDHHLHTYFRYLVEHPELLHPEIDEKSQDERKMVGTEHKDSGNIGGALSLLGSVYGSGEDEDGDDAVNASPSQDAKNKESVETAAKDESISGKSILSKKDKVPAVKKNTSIIGSKHKSVKGIKKEDSSGLFSAKDEKLRNHGIGATSKPILEPPPELKRMVDKLVEFVMRNGRQFEATLLEQDSKLERFPFLLSSNQYHPYYLKALEAAQESKVNGKSLYPGQEDLGGRGISRKASMLKENENSHSTSDLCDVPFESDRKEKFKMVIGKSKKDAQETEIESQECGFTVDAAAAAAILQAATKGIKSSGLRYITNTASNSHTNAIRNEEGQPANSGSFQPLLPFSTGEKSDQSGSCNLSAMLPKTIAGTASHEVAGGDDSSNANLTEEQKLKAERLKRAKMFVAMLKSGAFPSRTEASRGSSAEPVVEPGVLKPAAEVRCASQERVGIFTAAVVNKSALEGNFGERQSERQSKRKYRSKSIGSEDDEDDSGREGDLIRKRRSRSRRPEDDENENARKKEYSQENEGESSEENKDHKHNKSLRSSHRSQGDDNEYEGICIEEREAKDSEDHSERKYRSRSRSQKEDGEVGNAVRKDQKHCGRKRRSHSSSEESENGEESDEDAEHKHYKSKHRSRRSQRDDNEREGAYKEERDNKRNYGSRSRRHEGYSKTENAVEKEDRNYSRKHSFHFSSEENGGECSGGEMEDQRSKSSHSKHKNVGREDVYKEEKDRKRSRKSRRSSESPSRHSSERRKKHRSGHTSHHSRDKHRHRHGKDRESHHRQKYDSSSDNERQRRADVRDELEEGEISSKDESKGIVSGDGKRQMSVHGKSGTSVDVASSEQRAPSLHSETTEVPADLRAKIRAMLMATRS, from the exons ATGCCTGATCATCATCTTCATACATACTTCAGATATCTTGTTGAGCACCCAGAACTTTTGCATCCTGAAATTGACGAAAAATCTCAAGATGAGAGGAAAATGGTTGGTACTGAGCACAAAGATTCTGGTAATATTGGAGGAGCTTTGTCTTTGCTCGGGTCTGTGTATGGGTCTGGTGAGGATGAGGATGGTGATGATGCTGTTAATGCTTCTCCCTCTCAAGACGCAAAAAACAAAGAATCTGTGGAAACTGCTGCTAAGGATGAGTCAATATCTGGGAAATCAATCCTATCTAAAAAGGATAAGGTTCCTGCAGTCAAGAAGAACACTTCAATCATAGGTTCCAAACATAAAAGTGTAAAAGGGATTAAGAAGGAAGATAGTTCTGGCTTGTTTTCTGCTAAAGACGAGAAATTAAGGAATCATGGTATTGGAGCCACTTCAAAACCAATTCTAGAGCCTCCTCCTGAATTAAAAAGAATGGTTGATAAGCTTGTGGAATTTGTTATGAGAAATGGGAGGCAGTTTGAGGCAACACTACTTGAGCAAGATAGTAAGCTTGAGCGATTTCCTTTCCTTCTTTCATCCAATCAGTATCATCCCTACTACTTAAAAGCCCTCGAGGCAGCTCAGGAG TCAAAAGTAAATGGCAAGAGCCTCTATCCAGGACAGGAAGATCTAGGCGGACGTGGGATTAGCAGAAAAGCTTCTATGCTCAAAGAAAACGAAAATTCACACTCCACTTCTGATCTCTGTGATGTGCCATTTGAATCTGATAGGAAAGAGAAGTTCAAGATGGTAATTGGCAAATCAAAGAAAGATGCACAAGAGACAGAGATAGAATCCCAAGAATGTGGATTCACTGTAGATGCAGCTGCAGCAGCTGCTATCCTTCAGGCTGCCACAAAAGGAATTAAGAGCTCTGGTTTGCGATACATCACTAACACTGCCTCAAATTCGCATACTAATGCTATTAGAAATGAGGAGGGGCAGCCTGCAAATTCAGGCAGTTTTCAGCCCTTGCTACCATTTAGTACGGGTGAAAAGTCTGATCAAAGTGGAAGTTGCAATCTCTCTGCAATGTTGCCAAAGACAATTGCTGGAACAGCTTCTCATGAAGTTGCAGGAGGGGATGATTCTTCTAATGCAAACCTGACAGAAGAGCAGAAGCTGAAAGCCGAGAGGCTCAAAAGGGCTAAAATGTTTGTGGCTATGTTGAAAAGTGGAGCATTCCCCTCTAGAACAGAAGCATCAAGGGGATCATCAGCAGAACCTGTAGTAGAACCTGGAGTGTTGAAACCTGCTGCTGAGGTTCGTTGTGCTAGCCAAGAAAGAGTGGGCATCTTCACTGCTGCAGTTGTTAACAAGTCTGCTCTCGAGGGTAACTTCGGTGAGAGGCAAAGTGAGCGACAATCAAAAAGAAAGTATCGCTCGAAATCTATTGGAAGCGAGGATGACGAAGACGATAGTGGCAGAGAGGGTGACCTGATCAGGAAGCGTAGATCCAGATCCAGGAGGCCCGAGGATGATGAAAACGAAAATGCAAGGAAGAAGGAGTACAGCCAGGAAAATGAAGGAGAAAGTAGTGAAGAGAACAAGGACCATAAGCACAATAAATCATTGCGCTCATCACATCGTTCACAAGGAGATGACAATGAGTATGAAGGCATATGTATAGAGGAAAGAGAAGCCAAGGACAGTGAGGATCACTCAGAAAGAAAATATAGATCAAGATCAAGAAGCCAAAAGGAGGATGGAGAAGTTGGAAATGCAGTAAGAAAGGATCAAAAGCACTGTGGGAGAAAGCGCAGGTCTCACTCTTCTTCAGAGGAAAGCGAGAATGGAGAAGAAAGTGATGAAGATGCGGAGCACAAGCACTATAAATCAAAACACCGCTCTCGCCGTTCGCAGCGTGATGATAATGAGCGTGAAGGCGCATATAAAGAGGAAAGAGATAACAAAAGGAATTACGGATCAAGGTCCAGAAGGCacgagggctacagtaaaactGAAAATGCAGTAGAGAAGGAGGATAGGAACTATAGCAGAAAGCACTCGTTTCATTTCTCTTCCGAGGAAAATGGAGGCGAATGTAGTGGAGGTGAAATGGAGGATCAGCGCTCTAAGTCTTCTCATTCAAAGCACAAGAATGTTGGTCGTGAAGACGTATATAAAGAGGAAAAGGATCGTAAACGATCAAGAAAGAGTCGCCGTTCAAGTGAAAGCCCCAGCAGACATTCTTCTGAGCGGCGCAAGAAGCACCGTTCTGGCCACACTTCACATCATAGCAGGGACAAGCACAGACACAGGCACGGCAAAGACAGAGAATCTCATCACCGCCAAAAGTATGATAGCTCTTCGGACAATGAACGTCAGCGTCGTGCTGATGTGAGAGACGAACTGGAGGAGGGAGAGATCAGCTCGAAGGATGAGTCCAAGGGAATTGTCAGTGGTGATGGAAAAAGACAAATGTCCGTCCACGGCAAAAGCGGTACGTCGGTTGATGTAGCGAGTTCCGAGCAGAGGGCTCCATCTCTACACTCTGAAACTACGGAGGTACCCGCTGATCTAAGGGCCAAAATTCGTGCAATGTTGATGGCGACAAGGTCATAG